actgatttttctaaggttttatggactgatgaaatgagagtgagtcttgatgggccagatggatgggcccgtggctggattggtaaagggcagagagctccagtcccactcagacgccagcaaggtggaggtggagtactggtttgggctggtatcatcaaagatgagcttctggggccttttcgggttgaggatggagtcaagctcaacccccagtcctactgccagtttctggaagacaccttcttcaagcagtggtacaggaagaagtctgcatccttcaagaaaaacatgattttcatgcaggacaatgctccatcacacgcgtccaagtactccacagcgtggctggcaagaaagggtataaaagaagaaaaactaatgacatggcctccttgttcacctgatctgaaccccattgagaacctgtggtccatcatcaaatgtgagatttacaaggaccctatatatttgttttttgttaagttgcctaataattatgcacagtaatagtcacctgcacacacagatatccccctaaaatagctaaaactaaaaacaaactaaaaactacttccaaaaacattcagctttgatattaatgagttttttgggttcattgagaacatggttgttgttcaataataaaattattcctcaaaaatacaacttgcctaataattctgcactccctgtaatgtTATGGGCCGATACAACAAGTCATATGATGCCGTTACTGCTATTGATGTTAAATGCCATAAGcaactttaaaactttttaaacaggaactagaaaaaaaaagttgaggtAAACTAAAAATGTTCCTATGAAATTACTCTGAtataaacaaaaaagacaaaagagctTAAGAACTTCTGCAGGGAATCCACATGATGGAGCCAGACATCGCTCTCCTGACTGATTCTGATTACTTACATTGTCTGTGAACACAACCCCCAGCTTCCAGATCTGGTACTTGACGTCAACAGAGTTCAACCTGTGAACATAGTGAGAAGACACAAAGTCTTTTAACAGGTACATTAAATAGTAACACTTTTCATGTTTTGATTAAAACGTGAACAGAAATGGTTTAAATGAAAGAGACTCTCTGTTATCAGAACTGACGATATCTTAGCTCCTTTACCTGGTATAACCAGTATGAAAATATATGTGAATGTGACAGGATCATGTCTTATTCAGTGTTCAGATAAAAAATACTGTACTGATTGTACCTGCTATTCTTTGTTGCAGAAAATTTCTTATTAATCCAAATCCCCCATAGAGGATGACCCCATGGAACCATTACTTTATTAAAGTCACTGTCAGCCGTTCAAAGATGCAGGAAATCTCCTTTGTGTTCGTCTCTGAAGTTTGAGCTCTACGTGAGCTTTGAGTGCTGAAGTAGAGTAGAAATGGGCTATGTAACCAACAGTTTACAATTTAAAATCCTCCACTAAATACCATTAAAATGCACACCTACAACCTGGTACAAGAAATAATTTTCCCTGTACAGTACAGTTTCAAACTTCATAACAACTGTATGGTGGGTCATTTGGACAGTGATGGTAGGTAAGGGCATGGccactttgactgacaggtgactGGCCTGTAAGTCAGCTGTAACTGATCGTTATTTGATTACCTAACTGgcaaactgcattttttaatgGAATTACAAAAATAGCACTAAAATTATCTGAtctaataattaaaaagaaattacaaaattTCTATGCTAGACTAATGAGCACAGCTTGACTGTTCTACCAAAACTTAAACTCTACTAAGGTTTGTGGTGGACAATTTACTGTAAATTGCACTACAtttaacactgaaacacactTTTTTCTATGACTGCTATGTGTGTGATAGTTGCTGCTTGGAGGGTGTGCTTATTTGGAATAAGAAGGGGAGTGTGTAACTGGCACGGAAAGCcaaattaattttacttttcTGCTGACAGACTAAATTGATTTCCAATGTTTAATTAGATCTATTTAAAATTTCAGAGCTCTAATATGCCACTGTGccttagaaataaacagcagcaccTGTCAATAGCCTCAGACAGGGGTTTTGCAACATTTTCAACATCTGTAACTCCCATAACTCCTGAACCATTTCAAATGAAAGACTTTCAATGGTTCCTGAAAACAGTGACTCTGTGCTTGTCAGTGATTTTAGGGTCATTACAGTAATCCCAGGCACAGTGTTGCAGCAACCCCAAAAAGACGGTTGGAGGTTGGCTGACAGAAGAGAGAGTTAGTGAGTGTGATGGAGCcctacacaaaacacacacacaaccatgtttttatagttttgtttttgctgtgttgttttctgtgttatttgCCAAAATTTGGATGTAGCACCTGCCTGGGCTTATAGTAATGACCCTTATATCActgaaaaagcacagagttGATGCTTTCAGGAGCCGTTTGAATTTTTCAGTTGTGCCAGTGGTTCAGGAGTTGCAGCAATTTGACCTAAAATAGGTtaactttaatttaaatgtttatttcaaCACTCGGTGTGCTAAGCCCCAAGATTAACtattttctgcagcattaatctcttggtttgtaaaaatgttgcattttactgttatatttATATGTTCTTTATAGCTTTTAATGACCAATTTATCACCATCCTCTAATAACTACCCTTTTGAAGGAGCTGATACTCATAGGGATCATTTTGTGCCAAATAAGAGTTACTTGGcccagaaaacacacatatttaCGTGAGCAAAGAAAGTTCATAATACAGATTAGAGACCAGCAGTTATAAAATCACTACGTACTAACTAATCAGTTATCCAGAAAATAGTGCCACCATTCGTGGAACTTCCCTCTGAGGGATCTTTTGGCTTTCCCTGATGAGcatcaaaaaaagaaacaaagattcTAAAACAAACccatttttgatatttttttttcccctgttggctgtgatttttaaaattattttgttatttaaacaTTAACATATGATCCTTAAATGGACACCTATATGTACTTTTTGACCTTATATCAAATATGCACACAGTCTAAGCCTATCACTGGAGCCGCATCACTGGAGCCACAGCGccaatccatctgtccatcTCCTGCTCCCCTCTCccctcactcgtgaacaagaccccaagatacttaaactccttaACATGGGGCAGAAACTCGTCCCAGAACCAGAGTGGGCACTCCTGCATTTTCTGACTGAGCACCATGGCCTAagacttggaggtgctgattctaaTTCCTGACGCGTCACACTTGGTTGTGAACCGCTCCATTGTGAGCTGCAAACGAAAAGATTGTGCCACAGAAAGACTAGAAAAATCATTTAGACTATAtgaccaaaaacacaaacacaaatgttagttaaaaaaaaggtcTGCAAGGTGTTGCCTCAGCAGATGGatctgcatatttgatttgggaCTGGTTTAATGGTACAACAGCAGTAATCTTTAGCCACAGATTCACATTTCCGCGATTGAGTATTTTCAGCAGTaagtcagtgtgtgtttaaatttACATTGAATCAGTTTCCTTATTTCTTTAAAGGTGACAGTGCATGTTAATGAATacatcagtgtaaatatgccAGTTAGCCAAAAGGCTACCCTTCATCTGTCGCCCCTGGCAGGTCAGACAAAATCTATAAACACGAAATTTAACACACCATCAGACAATGTAGAACGATCTAGTCCAGaccacaaaaacataaaattacaaCATGAAATGTCAtagtacaataaaacaataaatataaaacatacaaCAATAAAGATAACACATATTAATATAAAATTAATAATCACTAATCAAATTCCTCTTTAGCCATTGTTTGAGATGAGTTTTAAATGTGTTGAAGGTAGTACATTCTCTTATTACAGCTGGAATATCACTCCAAATCTCACTACCTGTAACTGATAATAACTGTTTGCTGAGCGTTATGTCTAAAAGGTATTGCACAATCACCTCTAGTAGAGGATCAGGTTTGTTTTCCACTGATAATGGATTTTAACATGACTGATCAATGATTGTGGAGCACGTCCATGTTGGATCTTATAAATACAACGAGCAAACttcaatgttttaaaatgttcaaaacTTAAGATATTATATTTCTGAAGTACGACGGAAGGAAAAAGTTACATTATttcatagtttaaaaaaatccaatttCATATGATCAAATTTATGtcaaaaaatctaaattttatTCCCTCCTATGTCATGTGTGAGTACTGTACTGTAAATGTCATGGATATCAGATGACACTGATAACCTAATGCTAATTGCAATAACTATGCAGAGGTCTCTAGGCCTCGACTTTTATGGAGCATGTGAAGTTTGGGGCAGAGTGGACAAAGAAAAGTTTCTCAGCAGGTTCAACAGGTTGCTACAACACAGGCCGATGAAGTATTGCACTCACTCATCCAAAGTGGCAAACATGTAACGTACACCCTAAGACTGATGCTGCTTTTTACTCCTTAGTTATGATTTAATCTGATATTCTGTAGCCTTGGAGACAGTTTGCATAGATTAGAATGTTAGATTCCTGTGATGTCATCGATgcccatgttttgttttaatgtcttgTGATAGTTCTAACTGCATACAAAGTCAGAGTTCAAGTGAGTTTAGTACAAAGAGTACAATTTTGAACCAGTTCCTGACATGTCGTCAAAATCTTGGCTGACCTTTACCACACCACGTGCTGTGGGTGTGCGTAAATATCTAGGTGAGTAAAGTCTCCTTTACCTGTTAAATTCATCTTAATTTGGGGCTTTTCCTTCAGGTGTTTTGATTCAGTAGTAACCAAGTGATCTTTGTACAAACTGCAGACCGCCACACTGAGCCCTGGTTCCTCAGGATAGAGGACAGGACGTCAGATGGGCGAATCAAGAGCTCCAAACGAAAAGATTGTGCCACAGAAAGACTGGAAAAAGCTTCCAAAAGAAGCAAGGACAGCAAAAGTCCAACCCCAGGCCTCAGCCATCTTGTCTTGGAGAAGTGTAAGTGAGACATTCAGAGagattatgttttgttttctagttATTGATCATCTGTAGGCCTGTGTGGAGTTCAGAGGTCTAAttggtttttggttttccaGCTGCTTTCAGAAAGAAGAGCAGCAAACGAAAGTCAAGCAGCGATGGAACAAAACAACCACGCAGTAAAAAGAGCAAGACATCAAGCTCACAGGAGGAGGCCAGCTGCTCCGTCTTTGAGGCAGATACACCTTTGCCCAGCGCATACAAAAGTCACAGTATAGGTAAGAAGTACACACCACACCTGCAGTGATAGAGCCTCTTTCCCAAGCTCTCAGAGTTTAGCTGGTATCCATCTGCTAATCACCAGGAAGCTTCTAACAAAGCCTGTATGAATGTGTAAATTGAGGCAATGACAGCTTTCCTACATACAACTAATCACAAcccctgtgtttgttttgtctctctgtAGAGGACTTtgaagaaaaatacaaagagcAGGATAAGCTGGGTGAAGGAGGCTTTGGGACTGTCTTCTTTGGAAAACGCAGAGAAGACAATTTCCCAGTATGGCTTCTTATGTGTGCACTTTACAATTCTTCGAGTTCCTCctgttctcttttttctaaaacacattttctctgtAATGCAGGTGGTGATTAAGCATGTTGCTCATGTTTTAGTCAGCTACCTACCAGTGGTAAgaaatgtttgtctttttctgttgttttctcccAACATGTACCTCAAACAGCCTAATGTTTGAACACTGACCTTGATGTTCTGTTTCTCAAGCTTCTTAATGGTGAAATGACCAAGATTCCCAAGGAGGTGGCATTGCTAATAAAAGTGGGGGCAGGACCAGAGGCTACAAGCAGCAATGTGACCCCCATTTTAATCGACTGGTATGACTTGGAAGACGAACTCATTATGGTCTTTGAAAGGCCAAAAGAAAACATAGACTTGGAAGCCTACCTGGCAAACAGAAGAACCTTTGTGCACGAGAGGGAGGTTAAGGTCAGCGAGTGGCAAGATAACATATATGGCAGTCCTTAATGGATAATGTAAATCTGATTATTTGAAcgtatttttcatttgtctgtCAGGTCATAATGAGACAGCTGGTACATGCAGCCGCTGAAATGCAATCCAAGGGTGTCTTCCATCGAGACATTAAGCCAGACAATATTGTGTGTGACACATCGCCTGATCATCCAGCATTTCAATGTGTCAGATTCATCGATTTTGGCATTGGAGTCACTTTTACACCAGAAGCAATCACACGAAGAAATGGTAGGTCGTCAGCCTCACTGTTTAAATGTCCTTGCCTGCCCACACGCTTAGTGCCCACATGCTTAGTGCCCACGCGCTTAGTGCCCACGCGCTTAATGCCCACGCGCTTAGTGCCCACACGCTTAGTGCCCACACGCTTAGTGCCCACATGAATTCCTTACCATGAATAATTTCTCTCTGGATTTTAGGGACCAAATCACCTGCTCCAAACTGGCAGGACTTTAATGCCACCACAGCAGACTGCGTCACAGTTTTGCAGCTGGGTACGGTGATGGATTGGCTGGTACGTCACATCATCCCTGATGACAACAACACATCTGAGATGCGCACTGACATTTCAGAGGGTAAGCTGAATGTTAATTCTTTAACCTGTCGCATTACAAGGCTTGAAAattctgttttctgtgttatcTGTCTTTATCTGTATCGCTAATGCACACTTATATAAACACCAACGTGATAAACTCGAACCCCACTTTTGTATTTCTGAACAGATTGCAAGTGTTTTCTGTTGGGTTGTTACTGTCAGAGCCATGAAGACCGTCTCACCCTAGAGGAAGTTCAGAATCATCCCTGGCTCAAATGACGTACTGATGCCAAGTAAAACAGGGTTACAGAGCAGGAGCTCTAACAAAGAAGTATTCGGTCACATTCAAAAGCTATGGCACATAGCTGTCCATGTTTTTATCATTTCTATCATTTTTACAGGGCCCGCCCCTCTGGAAGCACCCCACAAGAGCAAGTGGACCATGAGATTGCAGTGGAACTTCCACCCGGTCTTTAGTCTTGTTGCCATTGTATTTTCCATACATTTCCCACCCACCCCCAGCAATCCGTGGAAAGGGGATCTCTCTCTGAATTGCCTTTCCCGAGGTTTCTTCTCAAGTTTTTGAGGAGTTTTTCCTCGTCTTCTTAGAGAGCTTGTGCTGGGTTAAAAACTGTTGCTACTATTAGCCTGAGTTATGAATACAGTTGTGGCCTAATGTTTTGTCAGTGGTACAAAATTTGCTTTTGCGCACTTTGCCACTTCAGTCTGTATTTAGAGCCACAACTGTATACACAACAGACCGAACATGCTCAGCTTTGCCAAAGCTAGCAGGAATTGGAGTTTAATTTGatcaattaattatttatgaatcaatttaacaaacaaatgggcaaatgtaaagaaatgtatCAATCAGGGAATTAGTAGCAACATTAATTGGACAATCTAAATTTATTGGTTGATTATTAAATGAATCTGGATAACTCATCCTGCATCTCCTGTGTGTTTATGTCACTGATATTGATTTattaatgattatttttttctactAATGTGTCACAATTTCCTTGAAAGTGAAAGGATCTGGATTTCTTCTCTTAAGCGCCTCAGTGTCATCATCCTGTCCTGTCATACTAAGAAATGCAGTTGTGAGTTTTTCATTGCTTCACTTGCACAAAATACCTGGGCACAAAAAATGGTCCAGCTCTCTCCTGCTGTCCTGTTGTATAAGGCGCACACAATTCACCGTGATGAGAGGATAACCTTTCTCACTGCTCCTGTCCTTGATCCTCTGAGTCACTTAAATACCAAACTACTTGTGTGATATGTTGGTCCAGATTCACTGTTAGATGCTGAGCTTGTGGTGATACTCTAAGCCACTACTGTACTCTGGCTGTTTCAGAGTTTTCACAGTCACTGCTTTCAGGTGTCTCCATCCAGTCACGTCTCCCAACATGAtgacttcttttcttttggttcCCTCTACGTGGAAGTGGTCCCCCAGTGGTCAACAGGTAGGTCATTCACGAGGTGTAGGAGATTTCTATGAAGTAAACACATTACGTCTCTgaacacattttgtaaatggGACTGTCACTCACTTGTTGTTTGACTCCCAGCAAGGTCTCAGTTTTCCAGGTCCTCCCCTCTCACTCATGTTACAGACCAGGACACTGTCTCACCAGGTTGGAGAGTGACTGTGTTCTGTGTCTGATGATCATAGTTCTTCTTACGCCTTGCACTAGAGTGCTGGCTGTTCTCAGCTGCAATACGGTAAGCCTCCTCCATCCACAAAGCCCACTTTTTAGCATTGCTCTGAGGTGTTTCAGTCCGATCTCTGGCTAACAGGCCAAAAATTAAGTCTACTAGGAGATGGGGGTGTCGACCCAACATGAGGCAGTGGGGTGAAAAGCCTGTTGCCTCGTGCCTGGTGCAGTTGTATGCATGTACTATCTGAGGCAGATGCTCTTTCCAGCTGCTCTTTGCCTTCTCCTCCAGTGTCCTTAGCATTTGAAGAAATGTCCAATGAAATCGCTCAGCTGGGTTGCCATTTGGATGGTATGGTGTTGTCCTTGAGTGAGCAGCTGCAGCCAGGTGTCGTAGGGTTGTAAATAAGTCATTTTCAAATTCCCGCCCTTGGTCGTGGTGTAGCCATCTTGGAAATCCAAACTGGGGGATGAAGTCATTAAAAATCTTTTCTGCAGCTGTTCTGCCAGACTTGTTTTTTGTGGGGTACGCCTGAGCAAACCTGGTGAAGTGGTCAATGACTACCAAAATGTAGTCGTAGCCCCCCCCATATAGTCTATGGACACAAGTTCGAGTGGTGCAGATGTGGAGAGGCATCATCCCATTGGGGCTCTGATGTGTTTGACTGGTTTCTTTTGCTTAATGCAGGGGCGTTTTCTGGTCACATATGCCTCAATGTCCCTGTTCATAAGAGGCCAGTAGAAACGGTCCCATGCCAAGTGAATGACCCTCTCTGCCCTGCGTGACCCATCATGGAGATGTTTAAGCACTAGGAGATGATATTGCGCTGGCAGCACAAGCTGCTTTCTCTGAGCTGCTGTACGATGTTGCAGCTGATTTTCCATATGAAGCTTTCCCCACTCGTGCATAAGCTTTCTCACAGAGCCACTGGCTCTCCTTCTGCCATCATTAGTTATTACtgattttgtttctttcagttTGATAAGTTAACTGATAGTTGCATCCTTCCTTTGGGATTTTACCAGGTCACTGTGACAGGCTGCAATGGTGACATGTTCACAAGTGTCTCTGGCTGGACATGTTAGGCACAGGGCAGCGACATATGCAGCATCTTGTCTCTTTGCAGACTCACAACCCTCCCATGTAGCCTGAATGGCCTCTCTCGTCAGCTCTTCAGTACACTTTGTGAGGGAGGTGTCAATGTCAAGTGGAAACCAAGAGAATGAGTCTGCATCAGTGTTCACCTTCCCCGGCCTTTATTTGACATCAAACCTGAAATCTGCCAGCTCACCTACCCAGCGGTGGCCTACTGCATTCAGCGTTGCAGTACTCATCACATATGTGAGGGGATTACTGTCTGTATAGACCAGGAGTCGCATGTGGCTCTTTcatccttatactgcggctccacATGGCTTGGGACAATAAATGATAAGTATTTATTTGAAGTGTATTTTTTCTTCGCGctacttttttaaattgtagaactaaattggaagattattgtgatcttgaaatattaaaataaaattagattttattattttcattgttCAAAATAACCGTTGCATAACGTGGAAGCTGGTGCACCCGCCAAAACGCCGTGCAtgtatcgagactttcaaccccgggTAGGCCAAGTATGGAGaaatgtaagaaaagaaaaatacaggggcgattctaggatcagagctttgggggtgctgagcacccacagagttgcccagccaggcaagataaactttactcgtcacgatcagacttcttccctgtctctgtcagtccctgcatccttaaatgtctccagttgtcctgaGTTCTTTCTGACTGTCTCCTTTGTGCATTTAAACCcatgttcctccctgtcctcgtcatctgttgtcttcttcttcgttatcagtcatcataattttaccatctctgtgcaaattatt
The Oreochromis niloticus isolate F11D_XX unplaced genomic scaffold, O_niloticus_UMD_NMBU tig00007262_pilon, whole genome shotgun sequence DNA segment above includes these coding regions:
- the LOC109194271 gene encoding serine/threonine-protein kinase pim-1-like, with translation MSSKSWLTFTTPRAVGVRKYLDRHTEPWFLRIEDRTSDGRIKSSKRKDCATERLEKASKRSKDSKSPTPGLSHLVLEKSAFRKKSSKRKSSSDGTKQPRSKKSKTSSSQEEASCSVFEADTPLPSAYKSHSIEDFEEKYKEQDKLGEGGFGTVFFGKRREDNFPVVIKHVAHVLVSYLPVLLNGEMTKIPKEVALLIKVGAGPEATSSNVTPILIDWYDLEDELIMVFERPKENIDLEAYLANRRTFVHEREVKVIMRQLVHAAAEMQSKGVFHRDIKPDNIVCDTSPDHPAFQCVRFIDFGIGVTFTPEAITRRNGTKSPAPNWQDFNATTADCVTVLQLGTVMDWLVRHIIPDDNNTSEMRTDISEDCKCFLLGCYCQSHEDRLTLEEVQNHPWLK